One part of the Phragmites australis chromosome 3, lpPhrAust1.1, whole genome shotgun sequence genome encodes these proteins:
- the LOC133913510 gene encoding small ribosomal subunit protein uS13z/uS13y/uS13x-like, whose translation MSLIAGEDFQHILRLLNTNVDGKQKIMFALTAIKGVGRRFSNIVCKKADIDMNKRAGELTPEELERLMTVVANPRQFKVPDWFLNRKKDYKDGRFSQVVSNALDMKLRDDLERLKKIRNHRGLRHYWGLRVRGQHTKTTGRRGKTVGVSKKR comes from the exons ATG TCGCTGATCGCCGGTGAGGACTTCCAGCACATCCTGCGTCTGCTGAACACCAACGTGGATGGGAAGCAGAAGATCATGTTCGCGCTGACCGCCATCAAGGGTGTCGGTCGCCGCTTCTCCAACATCGTCTGCAAGAAGGCCGACATCGACATGAACAAGAG GGCCGGTGAGCTGACGCCGGAGGAGCTGGAGCGGCTGATGACGGTGGTGGCGAACCCCAGGCAGTTCAAAGTGCCGGACTGGTTTCTCAACAGGAAGAAGGACTACAAGGACGGCAGGTTCTCTCAGGTCGTCTCCAATGCCCTCGACATGAAGCTCAGGGACGACCTCGAGAGGCTCAAGAAGATCAG GAACCACCGTGGTCTGCGTCACTACTGGGGTCTGCGTGTCCGTGGTCAGCACACCAAGACTACTGGTAGGAGAGGAAAGACTGTTGGTGTCTCCAAGAAGCGATAA